In a single window of the Streptomyces sp. NBC_00094 genome:
- a CDS encoding aldehyde dehydrogenase, translating into MSESTTRLSVFKTYKLYVGGKFPRSESGRVYEVSDSKGKWLANVPLSSRKDARDAVVAARKAFGGWAGATAYNRGQILYRVAEMLEGRREQFVREVADAEGLSKSKAAVVVDAAIDRWVWYAGWTDKIAQIVGGANPVAGPYFNLSSPEPTGVVTVVAPQDSSFLGLVSVIAPVIATGNTAVVIASEKSPLPALSLGEVLATSDLPGGVVNILSGKASEMGPHLAAHQDVNAIDLTGAADADLARDLEIAAADNLKRVLRPRTEDFAESPGTDRMTAFLETKTVWHPTGSLGASGSSY; encoded by the coding sequence ATGTCTGAATCGACCACGCGTCTGAGCGTCTTCAAGACCTACAAGCTGTACGTCGGGGGCAAGTTCCCCCGCTCCGAGAGCGGCCGGGTGTACGAGGTGTCGGACTCCAAGGGCAAGTGGCTGGCGAACGTGCCCCTCTCCTCCCGCAAGGACGCCCGTGACGCGGTCGTCGCCGCCCGCAAGGCCTTCGGCGGCTGGGCCGGCGCGACCGCGTACAACCGCGGCCAGATCCTCTACCGCGTCGCCGAGATGCTGGAGGGCCGCCGGGAGCAGTTCGTCCGCGAGGTCGCGGACGCGGAGGGCCTGTCGAAGTCGAAGGCTGCCGTGGTCGTCGACGCGGCCATCGACCGCTGGGTCTGGTACGCGGGCTGGACGGACAAGATCGCCCAGATCGTGGGCGGTGCCAACCCGGTGGCCGGCCCGTACTTCAACCTCTCCTCCCCCGAGCCGACCGGTGTCGTCACGGTCGTGGCCCCGCAGGACTCGTCCTTCCTGGGCCTGGTCTCGGTGATCGCCCCGGTGATCGCGACGGGCAACACGGCCGTCGTGATCGCGAGCGAGAAGTCCCCGCTGCCGGCGCTCTCGCTCGGCGAGGTGCTCGCCACCTCCGACCTGCCGGGCGGTGTCGTCAACATCCTCTCCGGCAAGGCCTCCGAGATGGGCCCGCACCTCGCGGCCCACCAGGACGTCAACGCGATCGACCTGACGGGCGCCGCGGACGCGGACCTCGCCCGTGACCTGGAGATCGCGGCGGCGGACAACCTGAAGCGCGTGCTGCGCCCCCGTACCGAGGACTTCGCGGAGTCCCCCGGCACGGACCGCATGACCGCGTTCCTGGAGACGAAGACGGTCTGGCACCCGACGGGCAGCCTGGGAGCCTCGGGCTCCTCCTACTAG
- the deoC gene encoding deoxyribose-phosphate aldolase has protein sequence MPTTASAASAFADVTASDSALRRFLHGLPGVDAVGLEARAASLGTRSIKTTAKAYAIDLAISMIDLTTLEGADTPGKVRALAAKAVRPDPTDRTTPTTAAVCVYPDMVATAKAAVAGSGVKVASVATAFPAGRAALPVKLADTADAIAAGADEIDMVIDRGAFLAGHYLKVYEQIAAIKAECGDRARLKVIFETGELSTYDNIRRASWLGMMAGADFIKTSTGKVAVNATPANTLLMLEAVRDFREQTGVQIGVKPAGGIRNTKEAIKFLVLVNETVGEDWLDNHWFRFGASSLLNDLLMQRQKLATGRYSGPDYVTVD, from the coding sequence ATGCCCACCACTGCATCCGCAGCTTCCGCTTTCGCCGACGTGACCGCGTCCGACAGTGCGCTGCGCCGCTTCCTCCACGGGCTGCCCGGCGTCGACGCCGTCGGCCTGGAGGCGCGCGCCGCATCCCTCGGCACCCGATCGATCAAGACCACGGCCAAGGCCTATGCCATCGACCTGGCCATTTCCATGATCGACCTGACGACGCTCGAAGGCGCGGACACCCCGGGCAAGGTCCGGGCGCTCGCCGCCAAGGCAGTCCGTCCCGATCCGACCGACCGCACGACCCCGACGACCGCCGCCGTCTGCGTCTACCCCGACATGGTGGCCACCGCCAAGGCCGCCGTCGCGGGTTCCGGCGTCAAGGTCGCCTCGGTCGCCACCGCCTTCCCGGCCGGGCGCGCCGCGCTCCCCGTGAAGCTGGCCGACACCGCCGACGCCATCGCGGCCGGCGCCGACGAGATCGACATGGTCATCGACCGTGGCGCCTTCCTCGCCGGCCACTACCTGAAGGTCTACGAGCAGATCGCCGCGATCAAGGCGGAGTGCGGCGACCGCGCCCGCCTCAAGGTGATCTTCGAGACCGGCGAGCTGTCCACGTACGACAACATCCGCCGCGCCTCCTGGCTCGGCATGATGGCCGGCGCCGACTTCATCAAGACCTCGACCGGCAAGGTCGCGGTCAACGCCACCCCCGCCAACACCCTCCTCATGCTGGAGGCCGTGCGCGACTTCCGCGAGCAGACCGGTGTGCAGATCGGTGTGAAGCCGGCCGGCGGCATCCGCAACACCAAGGAAGCGATCAAGTTCCTGGTGCTCGTCAACGAGACCGTCGGCGAGGACTGGCTGGATAACCACTGGTTCCGCTTCGGCGCCTCCAGCCTGCTCAACGACCTGCTGATGCAGCGCCAGAAGCTGGCTACCGGCCGTTACTCCGGCCCCGATTACGTGACGGTGGACTGA
- a CDS encoding DUF1508 domain-containing protein has translation MTKDTGVSGTRCLVDLGTDGRYGWRLVAQNGRVVARSGGCHDDHAACRDAFLALCAGHAVMAGGVQHTAGGNGWVWLLRDAEGRIAALSGRSYERHSTCRTAYQRFRALLAAEGQRWTATTVW, from the coding sequence ATGACCAAGGACACCGGTGTGTCCGGGACGCGTTGTCTGGTCGACTTAGGGACCGACGGGCGGTACGGGTGGCGACTCGTCGCCCAGAACGGGCGGGTCGTCGCGCGGTCGGGGGGCTGCCACGACGACCATGCCGCATGCCGGGACGCCTTCCTGGCCCTGTGCGCCGGCCACGCGGTCATGGCCGGCGGGGTGCAGCACACCGCCGGCGGCAACGGCTGGGTCTGGCTGCTGCGCGACGCAGAGGGGCGGATCGCCGCCCTCTCCGGCCGCTCCTACGAGCGGCACTCCACCTGCCGGACCGCCTATCAACGCTTCCGGGCGCTGCTGGCCGCCGAAGGGCAGCGCTGGACGGCAACCACCGTATGGTGA
- the pstC gene encoding phosphate ABC transporter permease subunit PstC, with protein MTTETLEPPPGPPPGRPPSGRPADPPPDTPRRLHADPGLPDRVFRAVARTGGGLVLAVMLLVGGFLLHRAWQALDRAGPSFLTTESWEPDAGRFGIAAVLLGTVLIALVAIIVAVPLATGAALYISEYAAPRLRRTLVSTVDLMAAVPSVVYGLWGVFWLEESILPIARWISAHLGWIPFLRVDGADPDDPLAPPTVYTSSTFVAGLVVAMMVAPIICSIMREVFSQAPAGEREGAYALGATRWGMIRSVVLPFGRGGMIGGTMLGLGRALGETIAVYMVISQVFTIQWHVLQTGTSSVSSLIALRYGEATPFGMSALMAAGFALFVMTLIVNFAASSIVARSRSGASSDA; from the coding sequence GTGACGACCGAGACCCTTGAGCCGCCGCCCGGACCGCCGCCGGGCAGACCGCCGTCCGGCAGGCCGGCGGACCCGCCGCCGGACACACCGAGACGGCTCCACGCCGACCCCGGCCTTCCCGACCGGGTCTTCCGCGCCGTCGCCCGAACCGGCGGCGGTCTCGTCCTCGCGGTCATGCTCCTCGTCGGCGGCTTCCTGCTCCACCGCGCCTGGCAGGCCCTCGACCGCGCGGGGCCCTCCTTCCTCACCACCGAGAGCTGGGAGCCGGACGCCGGACGCTTCGGGATCGCCGCCGTCCTGCTCGGCACCGTCCTCATCGCCCTCGTCGCGATCATCGTCGCCGTGCCGCTCGCCACCGGCGCCGCGCTCTACATCTCCGAGTACGCCGCGCCCCGGCTGCGCCGCACGCTCGTCTCCACCGTCGACCTGATGGCCGCCGTGCCGTCTGTCGTCTACGGCCTGTGGGGCGTCTTCTGGCTGGAGGAGTCGATCCTCCCGATCGCCCGCTGGATCTCCGCCCACCTCGGCTGGATCCCGTTCCTCCGGGTCGACGGAGCCGACCCGGACGACCCGCTCGCGCCGCCCACCGTCTACACCTCGTCGACCTTCGTCGCCGGACTCGTCGTCGCGATGATGGTCGCGCCCATCATCTGCTCGATCATGCGAGAGGTCTTCTCCCAGGCCCCGGCCGGCGAACGCGAGGGCGCCTACGCGCTCGGCGCCACCCGCTGGGGAATGATCCGCAGCGTCGTCCTGCCCTTCGGCCGGGGCGGCATGATCGGCGGCACCATGCTCGGCCTCGGTCGTGCCCTCGGCGAGACCATCGCCGTCTACATGGTCATCTCGCAGGTCTTCACCATCCAGTGGCACGTCCTGCAGACCGGTACGAGTTCGGTGTCCTCCCTCATCGCCCTGCGCTACGGCGAGGCCACCCCCTTCGGCATGTCCGCGCTCATGGCCGCCGGCTTCGCGCTCTTCGTCATGACCCTGATCGTCAACTTCGCCGCCTCGTCCATCGTCGCCCGCAGCCGCTCCGGCGCCTCCAGCGACGCGTAA
- a CDS encoding class F sortase, with protein MNRRRHPARTATAPALLLAALVALTGCSVGAASETPPARISQATTAPAPAPAKSAGPVTPLARSLPVRVRVPAAGVDTGPVLRLGLAADGTVEVPSVADADRVGWYDKGVTPGETGPAVLIGHFDTARGPAVLKNVSRVRVGDEIAVTRADGKVAVFRIRELEQVDKKTFPTAKVYGDTTRPELRLVTCGGELVDGHRPDNIILYADLVATRAA; from the coding sequence GTGAACCGTCGCCGTCACCCCGCCCGTACCGCCACCGCTCCCGCCCTCCTCCTCGCCGCCCTCGTCGCGCTCACCGGCTGTTCCGTCGGGGCCGCGTCCGAGACCCCGCCCGCGCGGATCTCCCAGGCCACCACCGCGCCCGCGCCGGCGCCGGCGAAGAGCGCCGGGCCCGTGACGCCGCTCGCGCGTTCGCTGCCCGTCCGGGTCCGGGTGCCCGCCGCCGGGGTCGACACCGGGCCGGTCCTGCGGCTGGGGCTCGCCGCCGACGGCACCGTCGAGGTGCCCTCGGTCGCGGACGCCGACCGCGTCGGCTGGTACGACAAGGGCGTCACGCCCGGCGAGACCGGCCCCGCCGTCCTCATCGGCCACTTCGACACGGCCCGCGGTCCGGCCGTCCTCAAGAACGTCTCGCGCGTCCGGGTCGGCGACGAGATCGCCGTGACCCGCGCCGACGGCAAGGTCGCCGTCTTCCGGATCAGGGAGCTGGAGCAGGTCGACAAGAAGACCTTCCCGACCGCCAAGGTGTACGGCGACACCACGCGCCCCGAGCTCCGGCTCGTCACCTGCGGCGGGGAGCTCGTCGACGGCCACCGCCCCGACAACATCATTCTGTACGCGGATCTCGTCGCCACGCGGGCCGCCTGA
- the pstA gene encoding phosphate ABC transporter permease PstA, whose protein sequence is MTIAPERPRLSTPAVPPPSSPGPERRRGTGGPRATDVYALLGAAAASLALTWLLFARLLPFSGAVGFVLVAYVLFLGLYALLVSFDEDGPAVRDRIAGVVVRSLGLVLLAVLVFVVAFTLWEGREALVHLNFFTEDMSLAGPLEPLDVGGILHAVVGTLEQVGIALALTVPAGIVCAVFLTEVPGPFARLVRTIVEAMTALPSIVAGLFVYATVILALGTERSGFAASLALSVMMLPIIIRAADVVIRLVPGTLREASYAMGSSRWRTVWHVVLPTARSGLTTAVILGTARGVGETSPVLLTAGFTAELNALPTSGAQVSLPLATFELVKSPEPNMIARGFGTAAVLMLLVLFLFVLARIAGGRGQGRLTKRQERRQAAASRKGAARAAGSVPAPSRSTP, encoded by the coding sequence ATGACCATCGCCCCCGAGCGGCCACGGCTGAGCACGCCCGCCGTACCGCCCCCGTCGTCGCCCGGACCCGAGCGGCGGCGCGGCACCGGCGGCCCGCGCGCCACCGACGTGTACGCCCTGCTCGGCGCCGCGGCCGCCTCGCTCGCCCTCACCTGGTTGCTCTTCGCCCGTCTCCTGCCCTTCAGCGGCGCCGTCGGCTTCGTCCTCGTCGCGTACGTCCTCTTCCTCGGGCTCTACGCGCTCCTCGTCTCCTTCGACGAGGACGGGCCCGCCGTACGGGACCGGATCGCCGGCGTCGTCGTGCGGAGCCTGGGGCTCGTCCTGCTCGCCGTCCTCGTCTTCGTCGTCGCCTTCACCCTGTGGGAGGGCCGCGAGGCCCTCGTCCACCTCAACTTCTTCACCGAGGACATGAGCCTCGCGGGCCCCCTCGAGCCCCTCGACGTCGGCGGCATCCTGCACGCCGTGGTCGGCACCCTCGAACAGGTCGGGATCGCGCTCGCGCTCACCGTGCCCGCCGGGATCGTCTGCGCGGTCTTCCTCACCGAGGTACCCGGCCCCTTCGCGCGCCTGGTCCGCACGATCGTCGAGGCCATGACGGCGCTGCCGTCGATCGTCGCCGGCCTGTTCGTCTACGCGACCGTCATCCTCGCCCTGGGCACCGAGCGTTCCGGCTTCGCCGCCTCGCTCGCCCTCTCCGTGATGATGCTCCCGATCATCATCCGCGCCGCCGACGTCGTCATCCGGCTCGTCCCCGGCACGCTGCGGGAGGCCTCGTACGCCATGGGGTCCTCGCGCTGGCGCACGGTCTGGCACGTCGTCCTGCCGACCGCCCGCTCCGGCCTCACCACCGCCGTCATCCTCGGCACCGCGCGCGGGGTGGGGGAGACCTCGCCGGTGCTGCTGACCGCCGGCTTCACCGCCGAGCTGAACGCCCTGCCGACCTCCGGCGCCCAGGTCTCCCTGCCGCTCGCCACCTTCGAGCTCGTCAAGTCACCCGAACCGAACATGATCGCCCGCGGCTTCGGCACCGCCGCCGTCCTCATGCTGCTCGTCCTGTTCCTCTTCGTCCTCGCCCGGATCGCGGGCGGGCGCGGCCAGGGACGGCTGACGAAGCGCCAGGAGCGGCGCCAGGCCGCCGCGTCCCGGAAGGGCGCGGCCCGTGCGGCCGGATCCGTACCCGCACCGTCGAGGAGTACGCCGTGA
- a CDS encoding PH domain-containing protein: protein MTTPEPTPEPTPEPTPEPTPGQPAAEPQFADRVFRSPLGIASGVFLLVLAALFGGDALIRGEGRSPWIALAGFILAVPLIVAFTIRPAVYANDHRLRIRNPFRTITLPWASVADVRAGYSSEVLTQDGATYQLWAIPVSLRQRKKAARRAARASQDDPHGRTSATADVRDSGSRSASSDQTVADLRELAERHAGNPGAQGEPKVRWAYEIVGPAVAGLLLLVILIATG, encoded by the coding sequence ATGACGACCCCGGAGCCGACCCCCGAGCCGACCCCCGAGCCGACCCCCGAGCCCACCCCCGGTCAGCCGGCGGCCGAGCCGCAGTTCGCCGACCGTGTCTTCCGTTCGCCCCTCGGGATCGCGAGCGGGGTGTTCCTGCTGGTCCTCGCGGCGCTGTTCGGTGGCGACGCGCTGATCCGCGGTGAGGGCCGGTCGCCCTGGATCGCGCTCGCGGGGTTCATCCTCGCCGTCCCGCTGATCGTCGCCTTCACGATCCGGCCAGCCGTGTACGCCAACGACCACCGGCTCCGGATCCGCAACCCGTTCCGGACGATCACGCTGCCCTGGGCCTCCGTCGCCGACGTCCGCGCCGGGTACTCCAGCGAGGTCCTCACCCAGGACGGCGCCACCTACCAGCTGTGGGCCATCCCCGTCTCGCTGCGGCAGCGGAAGAAGGCGGCGCGACGGGCCGCCCGCGCCTCGCAGGACGACCCCCACGGCCGTACCTCCGCCACCGCCGACGTACGGGACAGCGGCTCCCGGTCCGCGTCGTCCGACCAGACCGTGGCCGATCTGCGCGAGCTCGCCGAGCGCCACGCGGGGAACCCGGGCGCGCAGGGCGAGCCGAAGGTGCGCTGGGCGTACGAGATCGTCGGCCCCGCGGTTGCCGGGCTGCTGCTCCTCGTGATCCTGATCGCGACGGGCTGA
- a CDS encoding TerD family protein, with translation MRGLIKGDNVFVPTAVLRVAVRNDIDVAALLVTERGRVRGDADIVFDGAPVHPSGAVRLSDGGDGGEDGTVWVDADLTGVEQEISRVLVVASTEGGALRDVRDLSVRVLGPDGTTVVGYEVTEAGGETAMVLAELYRRAGGWKFRAVGQGYLDGLVGLAADHGVDVAEEAAEAPPEDSPAEAEAAEAETRTPEAPQVPVPAQAPVPTPLPAPAKLQVPSRTPDPVPYAYPPVAQGPSGWTFGAVFEPRTLSGPGNAVLDVEDLPPGPVMVELTLKTDGYTGVWTLGPENKEMDLLVNSTEQDFRGRLLHVVPETGRLRMKLRADGPWQARVLPLAAAQLLTEETMESWGPNVLLHTGGPTDVAFHYRGSSNFIVDSYDLAGHDDPTTLPDSLRPYINQIGRRRESLSLPEGPVLVHLLRAAGPWRARLKQPSAATAWLRRARR, from the coding sequence ATGAGGGGATTGATCAAGGGAGACAACGTCTTCGTCCCGACGGCCGTGCTGCGCGTCGCCGTCCGGAACGACATCGACGTGGCGGCACTGCTCGTGACGGAGCGGGGCAGGGTCCGGGGGGACGCGGACATCGTCTTCGACGGCGCCCCGGTCCACCCGTCGGGCGCCGTACGGCTCTCCGACGGTGGGGACGGCGGCGAGGACGGCACGGTCTGGGTGGACGCCGACCTCACGGGCGTCGAGCAGGAGATCTCCCGCGTCCTCGTGGTCGCGTCGACGGAGGGCGGCGCGCTGCGGGACGTACGCGACCTGTCCGTACGGGTCCTCGGGCCGGACGGCACGACGGTCGTCGGGTACGAGGTGACCGAAGCGGGCGGCGAGACGGCGATGGTCCTCGCGGAGCTGTACCGGCGCGCGGGCGGCTGGAAGTTCCGCGCGGTGGGCCAGGGTTACCTGGACGGCCTCGTCGGCCTGGCGGCGGACCACGGCGTGGACGTGGCGGAGGAGGCGGCGGAGGCACCGCCGGAGGATTCCCCGGCGGAGGCGGAGGCGGCGGAGGCCGAGACGCGGACGCCGGAAGCGCCACAGGTCCCGGTCCCGGCCCAGGCCCCCGTTCCGACCCCCCTCCCGGCCCCCGCCAAGCTCCAGGTCCCTTCCCGGACCCCGGACCCCGTCCCGTACGCGTACCCGCCCGTCGCGCAAGGCCCGTCCGGCTGGACGTTCGGGGCCGTCTTCGAGCCGCGCACGCTCTCCGGCCCGGGCAACGCGGTCCTCGACGTCGAGGACCTCCCGCCGGGCCCGGTCATGGTCGAACTCACCCTCAAGACCGACGGTTACACCGGCGTGTGGACCCTCGGCCCGGAGAACAAGGAGATGGACCTCCTCGTCAACAGCACGGAACAGGACTTCCGGGGCCGCCTGCTCCACGTCGTCCCCGAGACCGGACGACTCCGGATGAAGCTGAGAGCGGACGGGCCCTGGCAGGCGCGGGTCCTGCCGCTGGCGGCGGCCCAGCTCCTGACGGAAGAGACGATGGAGTCCTGGGGCCCGAACGTCCTGCTGCACACGGGAGGGCCGACCGACGTCGCCTTCCACTACCGCGGCAGCAGCAACTTCATCGTCGACTCCTACGACCTGGCGGGGCACGACGACCCCACGACCCTCCCGGACTCCCTGCGGCCGTACATCAACCAGATCGGCAGGCGCCGGGAGAGCCTTTCACTGCCCGAGGGCCCGGTCCTCGTCCATCTGCTGCGGGCGGCCGGCCCGTGGCGCGCGCGCCTGAAGCAGCCGAGCGCGGCGACGGCCTGGCTGCGACGCGCCCGGCGCTGA
- a CDS encoding aldehyde dehydrogenase family protein produces MASAFEYAPAPESRSVVDIAPSYGLFIDGEFVEAADGKVFKTVSPSTEEVLSEIAQAGAEDVDRAVKAARKAFEKWSALPGSERAKYLFRIARIIQERSRELAVLETLDNGKPIKETRDADLPLVAAHFFYYAGWADKLDHAGYGANPRPLGVAGQVIPWNFPLLMLAWKIAPALATGNTVVLKPAETTPLTALFFADICRQAGLPKGVVNILPGYGETGAALVEHPDVNKVAFTGSTAVGKAIARSIAGTDKKVTLELGGKGANIVFDDAPIDQAVEGIVTGIFFNQGQVCCAGSRLLVQESIHDELLDSLKRRLSTLRLGDPLDKNTDIGAINSSEQLARITSLVEQGEAEGAERWTAACDMPSAGYWFAPTLFTGVTQAHTVARDEIFGPVLSVLTFRTPDEAVAKANNSQYGLSAGIWTEKGSRILAVASKLRAGVVWANTFNKFDPTSPFGGYKESGFGREGGRHGLEAYLDV; encoded by the coding sequence ATGGCATCTGCATTCGAGTACGCGCCGGCGCCCGAGTCCCGGTCCGTCGTCGACATCGCCCCCTCCTACGGCCTGTTCATCGACGGCGAGTTCGTCGAGGCGGCCGACGGCAAGGTCTTCAAGACCGTCTCCCCCTCCACCGAGGAGGTCCTGTCCGAGATCGCCCAGGCGGGCGCCGAGGACGTGGACCGCGCGGTGAAGGCGGCCCGCAAGGCCTTCGAGAAGTGGTCGGCGCTGCCCGGCTCCGAGCGCGCCAAGTACCTCTTCCGGATCGCCCGGATCATCCAGGAGCGCAGCCGCGAGCTGGCCGTCCTGGAGACCCTGGACAACGGCAAGCCGATCAAGGAGACCCGCGACGCGGACCTCCCGCTGGTCGCGGCGCACTTCTTCTACTACGCGGGCTGGGCCGACAAGCTCGACCACGCGGGCTACGGCGCGAACCCGCGCCCGCTGGGCGTGGCCGGCCAGGTCATCCCGTGGAACTTCCCGCTGCTCATGCTGGCGTGGAAGATCGCCCCGGCCCTCGCGACGGGCAACACCGTCGTCCTGAAGCCGGCCGAGACGACCCCGCTGACCGCCCTGTTCTTCGCGGACATCTGCCGCCAGGCCGGGCTGCCGAAGGGCGTCGTCAACATCCTTCCCGGGTACGGGGAGACCGGCGCCGCGCTGGTCGAGCACCCGGACGTCAACAAGGTCGCCTTCACCGGGTCGACCGCCGTCGGCAAGGCCATCGCCCGCTCGATCGCCGGCACCGACAAGAAGGTGACCCTGGAGCTCGGCGGCAAGGGCGCCAACATCGTCTTCGACGACGCCCCCATCGACCAGGCCGTCGAGGGCATCGTCACGGGCATCTTCTTCAACCAGGGCCAGGTCTGCTGCGCGGGCTCGCGCCTGCTGGTCCAGGAGTCGATCCACGACGAGCTGCTCGACAGCCTGAAGCGCCGCCTGTCCACGCTCCGCCTCGGCGACCCGCTGGACAAGAACACCGACATCGGCGCCATCAACTCCTCCGAGCAGCTGGCCCGCATCACCTCGCTGGTGGAGCAGGGCGAGGCGGAGGGCGCCGAGCGCTGGACCGCCGCGTGCGACATGCCGTCGGCCGGTTACTGGTTCGCCCCGACGCTCTTCACGGGCGTCACGCAGGCGCACACGGTGGCCCGCGACGAGATCTTCGGCCCGGTCCTGTCGGTGCTGACGTTCCGTACCCCGGACGAGGCCGTCGCGAAGGCCAACAACAGCCAGTACGGCCTCTCCGCCGGCATCTGGACGGAGAAGGGCTCCCGCATCCTGGCGGTCGCGTCCAAGCTCCGCGCCGGTGTCGTCTGGGCCAACACGTTCAACAAGTTCGACCCCACCTCGCCCTTCGGCGGGTACAAGGAGTCGGGCTTCGGCCGCGAGGGCGGTCGCCACGGCCTGGAGGCCTACCTCGATGTCTGA